One part of the Pristis pectinata isolate sPriPec2 chromosome 17, sPriPec2.1.pri, whole genome shotgun sequence genome encodes these proteins:
- the sf3a1 gene encoding splicing factor 3A subunit 1, with product MPAGPVQALPPPQPENQIPEETKDETSSSKPIVGIIYPPPEVRNIVDKTASFVARNGPEFEARIRQNEINNSKFNFLNPNDPYHAYYRHKVNEFKEGKGQEPSAAIPKVMQQQQQLPQKVQAQVIQETIIPKEPPPEFEFIADPPSISAFDLDVVKLTAQFVARNGRQFLTQLMQKEQRNYQFDFLRPQHSLFNYFTKLVEQYTKILIPPKGLLQKLKKEAENPKEVLDQVRYRVEWAKFQERERRKEEEERERERVAYAQIDWHDFVVVETVDFQPNEQGHFPPPTTPEELGARILMQERYEKFGESEEVEMEVESDDEVEETEEKPEEAPTQLDQDTQVQDMDEGSDEEDENQKVPPPPDNPMPPPLPPTPDQVIIRKDYDPKASKPVAGTPAPDEYLISPITGEKIPASKMQEHMRIGLLDPRWLEQRERSIREKQSEDEVYAPGLDIESSLKQLAERRTDIFGVEETAIGKKIGEEEIQKPEEKVTWDGHSGSMARTQQAAQANITLQEQIEAIHKAKGLVPEDDTKEKIGPSKPADLPQPPPLSSATNSSMNAPPVTSMPRPPSMPPPVRNIMSSMPVLPRPPMSPVIRLAPGPVLSAPMPPMIPGPRINVVPMPSSAPPVLTPRPPPMVVPSAFVPAPPTVPAPIPSSLPRPPPPLDDEPATKKMKSEDNLIPEEEFLRRSKGPVTVKIQVPNMQDKSEWKLNGQVLVFTLPLTDQVSVVKVKIHEATGMPAGKQKLQYEGIFIKDSNSLAYYNVTSGSVIHLAFKERGGRKK from the exons ATGCCGGCCGGACCGGTGCAGGCGCTGCCTCCCCCTCAGCCCGAAAACCAG ATAccagaagaaacaaaagatgaAACCTCATCTTCCAAACCCATTGTTGGTATTATCTACCCTCCACCTGAGGTCAGGAACATTGTTGACAAAACTGCTAGTTTTGTAGCCAG AAATGGCCCTGAATTTGAAGCCCGTATTCGTcagaatgaaataaacaattccaagtttaacttcttgaatcCAAATGATCCTTATCATGCATATTACCGACACAAAGTTAATGAATTCAAGGAGGGAAAAGGACAAGAACCTTCAGCTGCTATTCCAAAGGTTATgcaacaacagcagcagctgCCACAGAAG GTGCAAGCTCAAGTGATTCAGGAAACTATTATCCCTAAGGAACCCCCGCCTGAATTTGAATTTATTGCTGATCCCCCATCTATCTCAGCCTTCGACCTGGATGTCGTGAAACTGACTGCTCAATTTGTTGCACGAAATGGTCGACAGTTTTTGACTCAGCTGATGCAGAAAGAACAACGTAACTATCAGTTTGACTTTCTGCGGCCACAGCACAGTTTGTTCAACTATTTCACCAAACTAGTGGAGCAGTATACAAAG aTTTTAATACCTCCAAAGGGACTGCTTCAGAAATTGAAAAAGGAGGCAGAAAATCCTAAAGAAGTTTTGGATCAG GTGAGATACCGAGTTGAATGGGCCAAATTTCAGGAGCGTgaaaggaggaaggaggaggaagaacgGGAAAGGGAGAGAGTAGCTTATGCACAGATTGACTGGCATGACTTTGTGGTGGTGGAAACTGTTGACTTTCAGCCAAATGAGCAAG GGCATTTCCCTCCACCAACTACCCCAGAAGAACTTGGAGCTCGTATTTTGATGCAGGAGAGATATGAGAAGTTTGGTGAGAGTGAGGAGGTTGAAATGGAAGTTGAATCTGATGATGAAGTTGAGGAAACGGAGGAGAAACCAGAAGAAGCTCCAACACAGTTAGATCAAGATACACAAGTACAAGATATGGATGAG GGATCAGATGAAGAAGATGAAAATCAGAAAGTGCCACCACCTCCTGATAATCCAATGCCTCCACCTCTTCCTCCTACTCCAGATCAGGTTATCATTAGGAAGGACTATGATCCAAAAG CTTCTAAACCAGTGGCTGGTACGCCTGCACCTGATGAATATCTCATTTCCCCGATCACCGGAGAAAAGATTCCAGCTAGCAAAATGCAAGAGCACATGCGAATTGGGCTGTTGGATCCACGTTGGTTGGAGCAGCGTGAACGTTCcattagagagaaacagagtgaagatGAAGTATATGCTCCAG GTCTGGATATTGAAAGTAGCTTGAAGCAGCTGGCTGAACGACGTACTGATATCTTTGGTGTGGAAGAAACTGCTATCGGGAAGAAGATTGGTGAAGAAGAAATACAGAAACCCGAAGAGAAG GTTACTTGGGATGGGCATTCTGGTAGCATGGCACGTACACAACAAGCTGCACAAGCCAACATCACGCTGCAAGAACAGATTGAAGCTATCCACAAGGCCAAAGGATTGGTTCCAGAGGATGATACCAAGGAGAAAATTGGACCCAGCAAACCTGCTGATTTACCACAACCCCCACCACTTTCATCTGCCACAAATTCTTCAATGAATGCTCCTCCAGTCACATCAATGCCCAGACCACCTTCT atGCCACCCCCTGTGCGGAATATTATGTCATCAATGCCTGTTCTCCCCAGGCCACCAATGTCTCCTGTTATCCGTTTAGCGCCAGGACCTGTTTTATCAGCTCCCATGCCACCAATGATTCCTGGACCACGGATTAATGTAGTACCTATGCCTTCTTCGGCTCCACCGGTTTTGACTCCTCGACCACCACCAATGGTGGTACCGTCCG CCTTTGTACCTGCACCTCCAACAGTTCCTGCCCCAATCCCTTCTTCACTTCCACGACCCCCTCCACCGCTGGATGATGAACCAGCAACGAAAAAGATGAAAAGTGAGGATAACCTTATCCCAGAGGAAGAATTTCTACGAAGAAGCAAG ggCCCAGTCACAGTCAAGATACAGGTACCTAACATGCAGGATAAGTCGGAATGGAAGCTGAATGGCCAGGTCCTTGTTTTCACTCTCCCTCTAACAGATCAG gTGTCTGTTGTCAAGGTGAAAATCCACGAGGCTACAGGAATGCCAGCTGGTAAACAGAAACTTCAATATGAG
- the LOC127579526 gene encoding coiled-coil domain-containing protein 157-like produces the protein MTLLLGNQNCLDGLRKDVTDLQGIIIDVFSRVGAVRYPSWKFPDKTSCDLDLVTLLEHFDYMEDDPEFTQHSHVVLFELVIDR, from the coding sequence atgacATTACTTCTAGGAAATCAAAATTGTTTGGATGGTTTGCGCAAGGATGTCACAGATCTACAAGGGATAATCATAGATGTGTTTTCGCGGGTTGGTGCAGTTCGTTATCCATCATGGAAGTTTCCAGACAAAACATCATGTGATTTGGATCTTGTTACTTTACTGGAGCATTTTGATTATATGGAAGATGACCCAGAATTCACACAGCATTCTCATGTTGTGCTGTTTGAACTAGTGATTGACAGGTAA